The Etheostoma spectabile isolate EspeVRDwgs_2016 chromosome 9, UIUC_Espe_1.0, whole genome shotgun sequence DNA segment CCAAAATCTATGGGGAATGAATAAGGGAAATTAGTACCGAAAGCGGATATTCGTACGATACGACCGGACGTATTTCCCCGGTTGGTGTTACCAACAAAAATGTCCGGAAAACAGTTTGACACAACGTTGAAGTTAGCTTCATATTCGTAGTTTCCGAGTTGTGGGTACGTGGGAAGTTCCGAGTTGTGGATTGGTCACTTAAACAAGTCGAATCTAAGCCAACTTCAGCCTCACTCCACAGTATGTTATGTCATCTAAATGAAAGCTAATGATCGGCTCAGCTGAAGTAAGTCAACCTTTTATGTACGTTATATAGCGTTTGCTAAGTTAGTGATATTTACACCACAGCGCAACATACATTACAGTATAAGATACAGTCTACGATTATATACCTCCAGTTAACTATTGTTGTCATTACAGGGCAGAAATACTGGACTGCTAGTTAGCTGACTGGCTAACGTTAAGCTAACGTGTCAAGGGTCTTTGGACATTTCTCGACAACATGCTCGCGCGTATGTTATTTAACCTCCTGAACAACCTCCATGTTGTTGAGAAGTTGGCAGAGTCTCGACCGATTCGCAGGGCGGCCCAGATAACAGCTTACGCCATCACCAAGGCTCAGATAGCCGGCAGGGATGCCTCTGAGCGGGTCATGCGGTCACAGACGCTGCGGCAGGTCCGGGACGAGGGCGGCAGAGTCCCCGGGGACCTGGGAGAGATGGGCAGCCGCCTCAGACGAGTCAGAGAGACGTTTGTGAAAGAAGTGAAGGAGGGATTAAAGGACGGATCCAGACAGATCAAGAAATAGACTGGGAATACACAGAAAGCACCTTGGTGGCCGGTTATTTATAAGGTGACAACATGGTTTTGTAATTTATTGAACGGCACAATCTGTGTCAGTAATGCACGACAACAGTGTGATGGTTACCTGCAACATGTTGGACGCTGACCAAGTTCACCATCAGGAATGCTGGTTGTTGAGTCGGACAACACTGACCTGCAATAAATGGCCAGATATTTTATGATAAACTGTggctaaacaaaataaattcactTCATTCACATTTCTGACAATCCATGGAAATCTGGAGtgtttattttatctttcaTGTCCCAGTGGAAATATAGGAATTGTCCTTAAAAGTGAGGTGGAGGTTTGGATTAGTGTGCActttttcttaaaattaaattgatgaTTCAAAGTCATTTCAATAAAAACAGACCCCTGGAACTGCCTTTTAGCAATGACCTTTTCACATGAATCTACAATACATAACCACATACTGGTAGTTCAATGATGCcctgtttttttccatgtcccTCCACCCATGTGCACCATGACACCAGTCCTGCTGGAAAGCTTTTATTGATCTGTAGCTACATGAAGCTGTCTTGGTGAAtcattttgttggcaaaaatgTGATGATATGCATACAATGAATTTTGTCGTCTCTGTATACGGTaattaaacataacagaaaTTTGACTGCTAGACAGTGTCAATTGATATCATTTACCATTGATATGGACATAAAGCAAAAAATAATGGAATTATGAATAATATGGAAACTAGATTTTACAATAATTTTGTGTACCTATGTGAATATAACTACTGAGGTGTGTGGACTAACATTGTAAGAAAAGTGTTGTCAGACTTGCAAAGTCAGAAGGAGTAAAGTTCACAGTTCACTGCCTTCAAGTTGTATCTCATAGTTCATTTTCTTTCACAACGAGACATAAAACACTGGAAAGAATAAGAGCGATAAGAGGACATTTTATTGCTCCCTGTGACATTTGCTCACTGTAGTAATGTCAGCATGCACTACCTTGTCAATCCCCCTGCGTACATTTACACCAGTGGGCTGCTCAAAGCATGCACATCGACTGAGCCGTGGCTCCATTTCTCCTCATGTATTCCACCCATGTTTCGGCCTTGACAAAACCTTGATCCAATTATTGCATATTTTACTGACATGTAGAGCTGAAACGATTACTAAAAAAGGGGATCATCAGAAAAGTATTCAGTAGCTATTTTGAGGATTCATAAATctatatgtactatatgtaATTTTTCTTCAAGCAAACAATCTGACGGTTTTGGCTTttcaaatgtgagaatttgcCGCTTGCTGTATTACCAACAGTCTTAGAAACTGTAATATCTGTGATACATATTAAATTGGGCTCTACAAAATTCCAGTGTTTGCTGATGTTATATGAATAAATCAAGGAAATACCAAGCGTGATTGATCAATTATGCAAATAATTGTTAGTTACAGCTCTACATTCActacttcaaaacaaaaaaaagaacacattcTACTGCTGATCTCATCATTGTATAAATGGTGAAACCAAAGTCGCTTAGTGAGCAAATGGAAAACTGTTTCTAGGAGCCTAGGTTAAAGGCCTATTACAGATTTACTACATGAGAAGAGTCCttgtatgaacattaataatacataataattcTCAATAAAATAGCTCAACAGAATGCATTTAATATAGCTTTATTTCATTTGAACAAGCACAGAAAACAGCTCAAGTGGGCAGCTTTATGTACCAATAATTGTGCAGACTCGCTGGCCtggcaactaaatattagttaCATGTTACATCATTTCACATAGAAATACATCTCTatcaggaggaagagaagataATTGTTTCTGACAGCATGAGTCAGTACATATACACTGATATGGCATCTGAActtcatataaaaataaatctctcAACATAGGAAAATAAACATCCAATCAATGTTTCAAAACAGGAAACGGCATCAAGCAGCAGATAGTACAGTAGATATGACATAAACAGGttagtttgagttagaaagaGAAATTTCTGAAACGGTTTGTTTGGGTTTGGACATGAGAGCAGATtctaaacatttattttcttttaaccctAATATATTTATTTGCCAAGCTTGCATGACTAAAGATGTTAAGCCAAATCCCTTCCCAAACCAAAAAATAATGTCAGTTTCTTACTCCAAGTTAAAAAAGAAGCAAGCAAAACAGCATTCTTTTAAAAGTACAACAGTTGAATTTACATTAACAATTGAATGCATGTTCCCTTTCTTCAACTGACACAAATTCCGCTTTAACTTAAACCATCCAAACAAAAACTCATTCACTGCCCAGCACAAACCACAGGATGTTTTCTTTATATTCTCCCCAAATCTGATACCTGACATGTCAGAGTTGCCCACTCCAATAATGTCCAAATCTTTCAATTGAAACgctgaaaagatgaaaaatggcTGCAGGTGGGTGGCATTCTGACTATCTGCTGCTAAAGCAGTTCCCGTccataatacaaaaataataagagTCAAGCCAGATGAACTAATTTcctttttgatttgtttaggTATTTGAGGAGAATGCATCAGGCAGCCTATGAACAAACACTCAGTCCCTCATCACCACACTATCCCTAGCACAGCTCTGCGTGGAGGCACTAGTGCATATTCACTGATACGGCATTAGCTTATAGAAACACTGCCTACACTACAGTAAGGCAGTGTTGGTTAGTAGTACTCACAGAGCAAGTAGCAGCAGAACAGCAAACTTACTTTTATATTCACACAAAGCCTTTGGCAATGGGGGAGCCCGGGAGCTGATCTAGGGTCAGTCAATGCACATCTTTTAAACAAGTGTTTAAAAGACAAGAGGGCCCGGTCACTGATCTCAAGATGTACAAAGCTGTACATCTTGAGATCAGTGACCGGACAAGATAGACAGTAAAGTGATCTAGATCTTATGAAGGACTCTGTGGTAAACCAGAAAGTAAAACATTATCTGTGGCTCATGTGAAGTTTAAAATGACAATCAACCCGTTCTTTGTAAAACTAGCTTTGGAGAGACAGGTATGCGCAACCCACTAAAGCAATGTAACACAGGTGGCAGCATACACACTGATATGGCAGCTCACCTTCAGTAAACAAAGTGGCAGCAGCACCTTCTCTCATCATGTCTGATTCACACAGGGTGAAAGTACTTTGGCAGCTAAACTCTCTGATCTGCCATAAAAACAGGAGACTATGTGCTTCATTTTAACACCAGTACCAATTATGTCCAATGGCAGTTCCACCTGCCTTCTTCTCATATattaaaataacacaatcagGTAGAAATTATGCAattttaagacaaaaacacaaattcagggAAAGAAAGGTTTCCAGAAAAGCAAAGCTAAACTGGACTGGATTGGATTAAGGCTAGTAAGTTGATTTAAAGAAGGTTATAATCTGAAGATATCTGTGTTAAAATAGGAGAAAAGATTAAGACCAAATGGACAGAAGAGCCAGACATGGAGCGAGAGGGAGGGAAACAGGAAATTGAAAGAGGTGAGGGATGAGAATAGAGAAAATGGAGGAGAGAAGGCTGGACGCCCGTGTGACATTACATCCAGATGTTGGTCAACATGACGCTGACCAGGGCCAGCAGCCAGAAAGAGGACATCACTGtcaaagggaggaaaaaaatggaaaatattatAGAAGTTTTACTGTACGAGAGAAAACAATGGAAATTAGTAGCAGCTTCCCTAAATTGTCTTTTAGTGTCTTTATTTATAGATAAATCTTTCAGACTTCCTTCGTTAATCTGTCCATGCATTTTGATGAGAGTGACTCATCTCATCGCTGCACTTTAGAAAAATTATAGATAATTATGGGATGAACAATGTAGCAACCCAAGAGGTGTAACATTGTTCATCTATTTTTCAATTATTTGGTCTGTAATATCTCAGACACTCCTGGCTGGATTTtgataaaacaagaaaagaaaacatctcACGACAGCAAGacataatgatttttttaaaagaataacttacttattttcctttttttacacaGTCAGCTTAAACACTAGTCTGTGCTGTGCTGCAATATAGGCCTATGCCTAATATTAGACAGCGTTGTTTCTAACATTGCGTGGCAAGAGACATAACCAACCCCGGGTAAATATTGTAGATGTGTTGaatgtcccttaccggctaacgtatttcaagatggcgcatgactctggagcgtctaccccagttcacgCGAgcgcaaatgtaaaatgtccagccaataggaatacttgaaatagatggtggtggtcaatattcataaaaaaggacaagtttttAAAGGGCAATACTGATTTTGACAATGAACTACAAatgttacacaatgtagctttgaaca contains these protein-coding regions:
- the ncbp2as2 gene encoding protein NCBP2AS2 codes for the protein MLARMLFNLLNNLHVVEKLAESRPIRRAAQITAYAITKAQIAGRDASERVMRSQTLRQVRDEGGRVPGDLGEMGSRLRRVRETFVKEVKEGLKDGSRQIKK